CGATGAGCGAGCAGGACTTGCGCGTCCTCGGTGACCGCTACGAGATCCACCGCCGCCTGGCGCGCGGCGGAATGGCACAGGTGTACCTCGCGCGCGACCGTAGCCTCGACCGGCCGGTGGCGATCAAGGAACTCGTGTCCGAGTTCGCGACCGACCCGTCCTTCGTGGAGCGCTTCCGGCGGGAGGCGCAGGCGGCCGCGAACCTGGCGCACCCCAACATCGTGGGCGTGTACGACTGGGGTACCCAGGACGGCACCTATTTCATCGTTATGGAGTACGTCGACGGCCCCTCGTTGTCCCAGGTGATCCGCCGCGACGGTCCGCTGCATCCGCGTCGCGCAGCCGAGTTGGCGTCCGAGGTTGCAGCAGCTCTCGGATTCGCCCACTCGCGGGGCGTGGTGCACCGCGACGTGAAACCCGGCAACGTGCTGCTCACCGGCAGCGGCCAGTCGAAGGTCACCGATTTCGGCATCGCCAGGGCGCTCTCGTCCTCCGACGAAGACCTCACCCAGGCCGGATCGGTGATGGGCACCGCCACCTACTTCTCTCCGGAGCAGGCCCAGGGCCTGCCCGTCGATCCACGGTCGGACCTCTACTCTCTCGGCGTCGTGCTCTACGAGATGGTCAGCGGTCGCACGCCATTCACGGGCGACACGCCGCTGGCCATCGCCTACAAGCACGTCCAGGACCAACCCGAGCCGCCGAGCACGGTGATCACCGACATGCCGGCCGGCATGGATGCAGTGGTCATGAAGCTGCTGTCCAAGAAGCCGGAGGATCGCTACGCCTCGGCGGAGGAACTGCGCGCCGACCTGCGTCGGTTCCTCGAGGGCGAGGAGACCAACGCTGAGGCCGCCCTTGCAGCGGCAGGATTGGCTGCCGGTGCGGTCGCCGGCGCAGCGGTCGCAGGTGCCGCTGCCGACCCGGGGGCCACCGCCGTTCAGCCTGCAGCGACAGGGGCCGCAGCGGCGGGTGCCGCGATGGTTGCCGACGAGCCGGATGGGGGCGGCAAGTCGCGCACCGGGCTGTTCCTGGGCGCAATGGTGGTGCTGCTCGCCCTCGTGGCCGGCGGCCTGTTCTGGTGGGCCAGCGGGCTCAGCAGCGATGTCGAGGTGCCCCAGGTCGTTGGTTCGCGCCTGGAGGACGCCCAGGCCCAGCTCGAGGACCTGGGCCTCGAGGTCGAGGTCGTCGAGGAGGCCAACGACCAGGTGGATCCCGGCCGGGTATCGGAACAGGATCCCGAAGCGGGCCAGACGCTCCAGAAGGGCGACACGGTTCAGCTCACGGTCAGCACCGGTACGGCGATGGTCGAGGTGCCCAACGTGATCGGCATGACGCTCGAGGACGCGCGCGCGGCGCTCGAGAGCCGAGGCTTCACCGTCGCATCCGACAGCGCCGAGAGCGAGGACGCCGAACCCGGCACCGTGATCCTGCAGGATCCCGGACCGGCGACCGAGGCCGAGGAGGGTTCTCAGGTCGGGGTCGTGGTCTCCAAGGGTCCGGGTGAAGAGATCGTGCCGGATGTGTCGGGCCAGAGCTTCTCGGCGGCCCAGGCGGAGCTGGAAGCCGCTGGCTTCCGCGTTGCCGGCCCCGAGGAACAGGCGAGCGATTCGGTCCCCTCGGGCCAGGTGATCGGAACCGATCCGGCCACCGGCACCAGCGCCGAGAGGAACACGCGCATCACGGTGATCGTCTCCAGCGGCAAGGAGCAGGTGACGGTCCCCAACGTCGTCAACCAGTCCGAGTCCAACGCCACTGCAACGCTGCAGGGCAAGGGCTTCGA
This portion of the Actinomycetes bacterium genome encodes:
- the pknB gene encoding Stk1 family PASTA domain-containing Ser/Thr kinase, whose protein sequence is MSEQDLRVLGDRYEIHRRLARGGMAQVYLARDRSLDRPVAIKELVSEFATDPSFVERFRREAQAAANLAHPNIVGVYDWGTQDGTYFIVMEYVDGPSLSQVIRRDGPLHPRRAAELASEVAAALGFAHSRGVVHRDVKPGNVLLTGSGQSKVTDFGIARALSSSDEDLTQAGSVMGTATYFSPEQAQGLPVDPRSDLYSLGVVLYEMVSGRTPFTGDTPLAIAYKHVQDQPEPPSTVITDMPAGMDAVVMKLLSKKPEDRYASAEELRADLRRFLEGEETNAEAALAAAGLAAGAVAGAAVAGAAADPGATAVQPAATGAAAAGAAMVADEPDGGGKSRTGLFLGAMVVLLALVAGGLFWWASGLSSDVEVPQVVGSRLEDAQAQLEDLGLEVEVVEEANDQVDPGRVSEQDPEAGQTLQKGDTVQLTVSTGTAMVEVPNVIGMTLEDARAALESRGFTVASDSAESEDAEPGTVILQDPGPATEAEEGSQVGVVVSKGPGEEIVPDVSGQSFSAAQAELEAAGFRVAGPEEQASDSVPSGQVIGTDPATGTSAERNTRITVIVSSGKEQVTVPNVVNQSESNATATLQGKGFDVAVSTTVVPSGDPSVGRVVSQSPSGQSRADKGSTVTITVGVASTTTSTSSTSSSTTTSTTSP